CTACGCGCATTTCACCTCGCCCATCCGCCGATATGCGGACCTCATCGTCCATCGCGGGCTCGTGCGGGCGCTGGGCGTGGGCAAGGACGGGCTGCCGGAAGACGCTACCGTCGAAAGCCTCGGCGAGGTGGCGGCGGCGATTTCCGTTACGGAACGTCGCGCCATGGCGGCGGAGCGCGAGACGGTGGACCGGCTCATCGCCCATCATCTCGCCGACCAGATCGGCGCCACCTTCAATGCCCGCATCACCGGCGCGACCAAGGCGGGACTCTTCGTCGCGCTCGACATCACCGGGGCGGACGGCTTCATTCCCGCCTCGACCCTCGGCCAGGACTATTACCGTTACGACGAAGTGCGGCAGGCGCTGGTGGGGGACCGCACCGGCGAGATGCACCGCATCGGCGACCGGGTGGAGGTCAAGCTGGTGGAGGCCGCGCCGGTGGCCGGCGCGCTCCGGTTTGAGCTTCTGAGCGAAGGCTCCTATGTAAAGGGTCCGCGCGGCGGACCGCAGCGCCGTGGCGCGCCGTCGGGTTTCGCGGGAAGGCCGGGCAAATCCATGCCGGGCCGGGCGAAACCCGGTAAGGCAGGCTCCGGGAAAGCGAAACCCGGCCGCGGCGGGCGCTGAGGCGCCCGGCCGCGCAAACGTTTGAGACGTGCTCCTCAGGGGCGACCGAGAGGTTCAGGACCGTGACCACGCCGACCGGCATGACCGTGACCCAGAAGCTGGCGCAGCCGGAAGAGGCGGCGACGGGTCCTGCTGCGGGCACGCCCGCCGGCGGCGCCTTCGAGCTGCCCCCGCCCCGCCGGGAGGTGCCCGGCGCGATGATGCGCGGCGCACGGTGCCTGTGCCCGGCCTGCGGCGCCGGCAGCATGTTTTCCAGCTACCTGAAGGTCACACCCTTCTGCGCCACCTGCGGCGAGGAGCTGTACCACCACCGCGCCGACGACGCGCCGCCCTATGCGGTGATCTTCGTGGTCGGCCACATCGTGGTGCCGCTCATGGTGCTGGTGGAGGAATTGTACCGGCCGGAGGTGTGGGTGCACCTCTCCCTCTGGCTGCCGCTGACCCTCGGGCTCAGCCTCGTGCTGCTGCCGCCGCTGAAGGGGATGCTGGTCAATCTCCAGTGGGCGCTGCGCATGCACGGCTTCGATTCCCGCAGCGAGGAGCGGGAGGCACCGCCCGATGGCGCCGTCCGCCCCGTCATCCGCGCCGTCCGCCCGACCCGTTGAGACCCATGACCGATTTCGCCACCCGCCTGACCGAAGCCGAGCGCCTTCAGGCGTCTCCCAACGTGCGCCCGAGCGACGCCGCGACCCTCATCCTCATCGACCGCAAGGGCAGGAAGCCGCGCGTGCTGATGGGTCGGCGGCATCCCAAGCTCAAGTTCCTGCCGGGCGTCTTCGTGTTTCCCGGCGGCCGGCTGGAGAAGGCGGACAAGGCCATGCCGGTCTTTGGCTGTCTCGATCCGGACAGCGAGCGCCGGCTGATGGCCCATGTCCAGCGCCCGAGCCTCGGCCGGGCGCGCGGCCTCGCCGCCGCCGCCATCCGCGAGATGTATGAGGAGACCGGCCTCCTCGTCGGCACCAAGGACTGCGGCGCTCCCGAATCCCCCGGCGACGACTGGCGCGCCTTCGAGGAGCGCGGGGTGTTCCCCGATCTGAGCGCCCTCACCTTCGTCGCCCGCGCCATCACGCCGCCCCGCCGCCCCCGCCGCTTCGACACCCGCTTCTTCGCCGCCGACGCCTCGGCCGTGTGCGACGAGGTGAAGGGGCTCGTGGGCGAGGAATCGGAACTCATCGACCTCGCCTGGCTCACCTTCGCGGAGACGGAGAAGCAGGAGCTTCCCACCATCACCCGCGTGGTGCTGGAAGAACTGGCCGCCCGCATCGACGCCGGGTTCGGCCTGCGCCTGCCGGTGCCCTCCTACGCCATGGTCCGCGGACGCTTCGTCCGTACCCTCCTGGATTGAAGCCGAACGCGATGCATGCACCCCACGGGTCCCTCGGCCACATGAGCCGGACGGCCTCCATCGCGGCCGCCATCTCCGCCATCACGGTCGTGGGCGTCGGCATCAGCCTGTCCATTCCCCTTTTGGCGCTGGAGCTGGAATCGCGCGGCGTGACCAGCAAGTGGATCGGCATCAACACGGCGGTGGCCGGCATCGCCACCATCTTCACCGCGCCGTTCGTGCCGCTGCTGGTGCGCAAGCTTGGGCTGAGGGCGCTGCTGGTGGGGGCTATCGTTCTGGCCTCCGCGAGCCTCGTGGGCTTCAAGGCGGCGCCGTCCTTCCTCATGTGGTTCCCGCTGCGCTTCGCCTTCGGCGCGGCGCTGTGCATCCTGTTCGCCGTCTCGGAATTCTGGATCAATGCTCTGGCCCCGCCCAACCGGCGCGGGCTCATCATGGGCATCTATGCCACCGCGCTCTCGCTGGGCGCGGCGCTGGGGCCGACCATCCTCAGCGTGCTCGGCGCCTCGGGATGGGAGCCCTACCTCGCCGGCGCGGTGGTGCTGCTGCTGGGCGCCATCCCGATCCTGCTGGCGCGGGGAATCACCCCCCGCATCCATGACGACAGCCACCACGGCGTGCTCACCTTCGTGCGCCGCTCGCCCTCCGCCGTGCTGGCGGCGCTGGTGTTCGGCGCCATCGAGACGGCGGTGATGACCTTCCTGCCGCTCTACGGCCTGCGCCTCGGCCTCTCGGAGACCAGCGCGGCACTGCTGCTGACGGCGGCGGTCTTGGGCAACGTTGCCTTCCAGATCCCCATCGGCCTCATCTCGGACAAGGTGGACCGGCGGCTTCTGCTGCTCTGCTGCTCGCTGGCGGGCGCGGCTGGCGCCTTCACCCTGCCGTTCGTTCCGGTATCGAGCCCGTGGTTCCTGGCGATGATCTTCCTCGCCACGGGCGTGGTGGGCTCGCTCTACACCGTGGGCCTCGCCCATCTCGGCGAGCGATTCCATGGTGCGGACCTCGCGGCGGCCAATGCGGCGTTCGTGATGCTCTATTCCGTGGGCCTCATCGCCGGCCCGCCGCTCGCCGGCGCCGGCATGGACCTCTACAACCCGTATGGCTTCGCCTTCGTCATCTTCACCATGCTGGCCGTCTATGCCGCCATCGTCGCCGGGCGGCTGATGACGCGGGGCCGGCGGGCCGCGTGAGGCCGTCTCAAAGCCCCCGCGCTTGACATTGGGGGCGCATTGAGAGAGGTTCCGCGCCCACGAGCCGCCGGAGACCGGCAGCGCGTCCGTTCTTCTTTTCGCCACCTCACGGTTTGCAAAAACCAGACGGTCGCACGCCGCACGCGGCACCCAGGGATCAAGACATGGCCAAGGCTGCTACCATCAAGATCAAGCTCCTGTCCTCGGCGGACACGGGCGTGTTCTACGTCACCAAGAAGAATTCCCGCACCAAGACCGACAAGATCGTGCTCAAGAAGTACGACCCGGTGGTGCGCAAGCACGTCGAGTTCCGCGAGACGAAGATCAAGTGATTCCGCTGCGGCGCTGGACAACGGCGCTGCGCGGCCTACAATCTCAGGTTCATCGTGACTGGATAGGGCGCCCTCCGGGTGCCCTTTTCTTTTTGTGGCCGCGGCCGGGCTATGACCCTGCGGCCCCAGCCCCTACCGTCCTTGCCGCAAGGCGTTCAGCACCGCGAGGGAGGCGTAGCCGTCCGCCGGGGTGATTCCCGCCTTCTGCTGGAAGGCCCGCACGGCGCGCATGGTATCGCCGCCCACGCGCCCATCGGTGCCGCCGGTGCTGAAGCCGGCCGCCGTGAGTCGCTGCTGGAGCTCCTGGATTTCCGCCAGCGTCAGCGCCCGCTCCCCACCGGGCCAGGAGGCGACGAACGGCCCCTCCCCCATCACCCGGTCGCCCAGATGCACCACCGCCAGCGCGTAGTTGGACGAGGGGTTGTAGGAACGCACCGCATAGAAATTGTGGAGCAGCAGCAGCGCCGGCCCGCCGGGCCCGCCCGGCAGCCAGAGCCGCGCCGGCTCGTCATAGGCCGAGAGCGACTGCCCCTCGATGGTGGTGATGCCGAGTTCGCTCCATTGCGACAGCGGCCGGCGCGTCTTGTTGTCGGCGAGGTCGGAATTGAAATTGCCCGGCAGCTTGGCCTCGAAGCCCCACGGCTCGCCGCGCCGGTACTTGCCGCGCTTCACGAGATAGTTGGCCGTGCCGGCGAGGGCGTCGTCCGGCTTGCCGAAGGGCGAGATGCGGCCGTCGCCGTCGAAATCCACGCCCATGTTGAGCCATACCTCGGGCATCCACTGGGTGTGACCCATGGCGCCGGCCCACGAGCCGGTCATCTCCTGCGGCGTGCCCCAGCCGCGCTCGACGATGACCAAAGCGTTGAGAAGCTCCGCCTCCCAGTATTTCCGCCGCCGCGCATCGCCCCACGCCAGCGCCGCCAGCGAATTGAACACGGGCTTCATGTGCGTCGGATTGGAGAGCACCTCGCCATAGGCGCTTTCCATGCCCCAATAGCCGAGCATCACGCGGCGATCGACGCCGAACGCCTGCTCGATCCGGTCGAACAGTGCGGAATACTGCTTCGCCTTCTGCTTGCCGGTGGCGATGCGCCAGTCGGAGACGCGGCGGTTGAGATACTGCCAGGACTGCTCGGTGAATTCCGCCTGGTTGCGGTCCTGCTCATACACCGAGGTGTCGGGCTTCAGGCCGCTGAACACCCTGTTGTAGGTGGCATCGGAGACGCCGCGGGCGCGCGCGCGGGCACGGAAGGTCTCGACCCATTTGGGGAAGGACTGCGCCGCCTGCTGGGCGAAGACGGGCGGGGCCAGAAGGCCCGAGCCGGCGAGAAAGGCGCTCCCCGCGAGAGAGAGGGTGAAGGCGCGGCGGCCGATGAGAAGGCGGGATCGGTCGTCGGTCATGTCTCTCCCGGTCAGGTCAGCTAGAGGAGGTGAAGGGACGGGCGGAGGCCAGCACTTCGGGATCGGCCACGGTGCGGCCGACGATGGCGGTGACACGCTCCGGCTCGAACGGCCTGAGCGTGGAGATGAGGCGCACGGGCGCCGTATCGGGCAGGGCCGCCGCCGGGCCGATGAGCTGCGTCACCCGCCGGGCGATGGCGGGCGCCGGGTCCATCCAGGTGACGGGCCACGGCGCGAGGCGCTCGAAGCGATCCACCAGCAGCGGATAATGGGTGCAGGCGAGCACCACCGTGTCGGTGCGCCGGCCGTCGGCGGAGACGAAGCAGGGCGCGATTTCGGCGGCGATGTCCGCGTCGTCCACCGGATCCCCCGCCATGGCCGCCTCGGCGAGGCCCGCGAGCCGGTCGCTGGGCACGAGGGCCACGTCGCACCCCTGCGCGAACTCGCGCACGAGGCCGGCCGTATAGTCCCGCCGCACGGTACCGGGCGTGGCGAGCACGCTCACCCGCTTGGTGCGGGAGGCGATGCACGCCGGCTTGATGGCCGGCACGGTGCCGATGAAGGGCAGTTGATGGCGCGCGCGCAGGCTCGGCAGCGCCAGCGTGGAAATGGTGTTGCAGGCGATGATGACGAGATCGGGCGCTACGTCCGCGATCAGCCGGTCCACCACGTGGCCGACGCGCTCCAGCATCACGTCGTCGGGGAGCGCGCCATAGGGAAAGGCCGCGTCGTCCGCCGCATAGACGAGCCGCGCGTCCGGCCGGGCCTTCGCCACCTCCCGGAAGACGGTGAGGCCGCCCACCCCCGAATCGAACACGAGAATGGTCGGCGCGACATCCGGCAGGGACGCAGTCGCGGGCAATTGGGCGGCGAGGGAGGTCACGGCGGAACTCTCGATGGCAGCGTGTGCCATGGCTTATCCTCAATGGCGCAGGCGAGATTGTGACGGGCGCATCGTAAAGGAAGGGTGAGCGCGGGGTCGGCTTCCTCCTCCACGGCCATGGACCGGCGACAAGGCGGCCCGCCATTTGTTAAGCTGCGCGCGGCGTATACAGCGTGCGAGGGTCCATGGCGTCGCTGAGCGTGCGAATCGATCTTGCCCCCGGCGGCCGGCTCGGCCCCGGCAAGATCGAGCTTCTGGAGAAGATCGCCGCCCTCGGCTCCATCTCGGCGGCGGGGCGCGAGATGGACATGTCCTATCGCCGGGCGTGGGAGCTGGTGGAGGAACTGAACGCGCTGTTCCCCTCCCCGCTCGTTTCGGCCCGCTCCGGCGGCAGGCACGGCGGCGGCACCGCGCTCACCGCGCTGGGCGCGTGCGTCGTCGCGAACTACCGCACCATTGAACAGGCCGCCGATGCGGCAACGCGCGCGGCCGTGGCCGAGCTGGAGGCGGAACTCGCCGCCACGCCCACCGCCGCCGAGTAGTCTTTCCTAACTCCGTGCCGCCCGGAGCGCCGCCGCAGCCGCCACCGGCCCCAGCACCAGCGCGAACAGAGCCAGACCCGCCAGCACCCGGAACGGCGTGCCGAACGGCACCGGGCCCGTCACAGCCGCCTGCGTCGCCGAGACGGCGAAGATCAGCACCGGGATGGTGAGCGGGATCACCAGCACCGCGATCAAGAGCCCACCCCGCCGGAACGCCCCGGCGAAGGCCGCGCCGATGAGACCGAGGAAGGTCACGGCGGGCGTGCCCACCAGCAAAGTGAGCACGACCGCGCCGATGGCGGCGGGCTCAAGATTCAGCATCAGCGCCAGCACCGGCGCAGCGAGCACCAGGGGCAGGCCGGTGGCGAGCCAGTGGGCGAGGCCCTTGGCGGCGGCGGTCAGTTCCAGCGGCAGCGCGGAAAGGGTGAGCGCATCGAGGGAGCCGTCCTCCGCATCGGCGGCGAACAGGCGCTCCAGCCCGATAAGGCTCGCGAGCAGCGCGCCGATCCACAGGATCGCCGGGCCGATCCGCGCCAGCAGCACGAGGTCCGGCCCCACAGCGAACGGCACCACCGTCACCACGGAGAGGAAGAACACCACCCCCAGCCCCGCGCCCCCGCCGGAGCCCAGCGACAGCGCCAGATCCCGGCGCACGATGGCAAGGAAGGCGGCGATCATGCTCCCACCCCTCCCAGCCGCAGTTCGTCCGTCTCGCCGAGGTCGAGCGGCGCGTGGGTGGCGGCGATGAGCAGGCCGCCGGCGGCCAGATGCGCGCGGCCGAAGGCGGCGAAGCGGGCCTGCGCCTTCACGTCCAGCGCGGTGGTCGGCTCGTCCAGCACCCAGATCGGCCGCTTCGCCACCAGCAGGCGGGCGATGGCGAGGCGGCGCTTCTGGCCGGCGGAGAGCACCTGCGCGCGCAGCCGCCCGAGGCCGCCGAGGCCCACCTCCTCCAGCGCCTCCTCCACCGCGAGACCGCCGCCGCCGAGCACGGTGCGCCAGAAGGCGAGGTTGGCGGCCACCGTGAGCGCGCCCTTCACCGCATCGTCATGCCCGAGATAATGGATCTGCTCGCCCACGTTCTCCCCGCCCCCCGAAGAGCCGTCATCCAGACGCACGGTGCCAGCGGTGGGCGCCAGCAGCCCCGCGAGGATGCGCAGCAGCGAGGATTTGCCGGCGCCGTTCGGCCCGACCACCACCAGCGCGCGGCCGGCCTCAGCCGAAACGGCGAGCCCCTCGAACAGGAGCCGGAATCCTCTTCGGCAGGACAGGTTATCCCCTACCAGCGCCTTGACAGTCATGCGTTGCCGACCCCTGCCTTTTGGTGCATTGCACATTCAACGCTGTTATCGCATGACCGCGCTTTGAAATGGCTCTATAAAGCCCGCAGCCGCGCCGTCCAAGGTGGTGGGGAGAAGACCTCCACCCTCGCAGGAGGTGCTGTTTCGGTCGATCATCGAACCGGAGTTTTCCAGCCGTGACCTCCCTCGACAGCTTCAAGTGCCGCACAACCCTGACGGTAGACGACAAAGAGTACGTCTATTACGATCTCGAGCTGGCGGAGAAGAATGGCCTTCCGGGCATTTCCGCGCTCCCCTTCTCCATGAAGGTGCTGCTCGAGAACCTGCTGCGCTTCGAGGATGGCCGGTCCGTCACGAAGGACGACGTCATCTCCGTCGCCGACTGGGTGAACAATCGCGGCAAGGCGGAAAAGGAAATCGCCTACCGCCCCGCGCGCGTGCTGATGCAGGACTTCACCGGCGTTCCCGCGGTGGTGGACCTCGCCGCCATGCGCGACGCGATGGTGGCCCTCGGCGGCGATCCCGAGCGCATCAACCCGCTGGTTCCCGTGGATCTCGTCATCGATCACTCAGTGATCGTGAACTTCTTCGGTGACAACAAGGCGTTCGGCAAGAACGTCGAGGAAGAATACAAGCAGAACCAGGAGCGCTACCGCTTCCTGAAGTGGGGCCAGAACGCGTTCGACAACTTCCGCGTCGTCCCGCCCGGCACCGGCATCTGCCATCAGGTGAACCTCGAGTACCTCGCCCAGACGGTCTGGACCCGCAAGGAAGAGATCGACGGCAAGAAGGTCGAGGTGGCCTATCCCGATACGCTGGTGGGCACCGACTCGCACACCACCATGGTCAACGGCCTGGGCGTGCTCGGCTGGGGCGTGGGCGGCATCGAGGCCGAGGCGGCCATGCTCGGCCAGCCCATCTCCATGCTCATCCCCGAGGTGATCGGCTTCCGGCTCTCCGGCAAGCTGCGCGAGGGCATCACCGCCACCGACCTCGTGCTGACCGTCACGCAGATGCTGCGCAAGAAGGGCGTGGTGGGCAAGTTCGTGGAGTTCTACGGCCCCGGCCTGGAGCACCTCTCCCTCGCCGACCGCGCCACCATCGCCAACATGGCCCCCGAATACGGCGCCACCTGCGGCTTCTTCCCGGTGGATCGCGAGACCATCGACTATCTCGAAGAGACCGGCCGCAAGGACAGCCGCGTGGAGCTGGTGGAGAAGTACTCCAAGGCCCAGGGCATGTGGCGCAAGAAGGACACTCCGGACCCGGTGTTCACCGACACCCTGGAGCTGGACCTCGACACCGTGCTGCCCTCCATGGCCGGCCCCAAGCGCCCGCAGGACCGCGTGCTGCTCTCCGAGAGCAAGACCGGCTTCCTCGCTGCCTTGGAAGGCGAGTTCAAGAAGCCCGGTGAGGCCGCCAAGCGCGTCCCCGTCTCCGGCACCGACTACACGCTCGGCCACGGCGACGTGGTGATCGCCGCCATCACCTCCTGCACCAACACCTCCAACCCCTCGGTGCTTATCGCCGCCGGCCTTCTCGCCAAGGCGGCCGTGAAGAAGGGCCTGCGCTCCAAGCCGTGGGTGAAGACCTCGCTGGCGCCCGGCTCGCAGGTGGTGGAAGGCTACCTGAAGGCCGCCGACCTGCAGGACGACCTCGACAAGCTCGGCTTCAACCTGGTCGGCTTCGGCTGCACCACCTGCATCGGCAATTCCGGCCCGCTGCCGGAAGCCATCTCCGAGGCCATCAACACCAACGACCTCGTGGCCGGCGCCGTCATCTCCGGCAACCGCAACTTCGAAGGCCGCGTGAACCCGGACGTGAAGGCGAACTACCTCGCCTCCCCGCCCCTCGTGGTCGCCTATGCGATCGCCGGCTCGCTGCAGGTGGACCTCACCACCGAGCCCCTCGGCACGGACAAGGACGGCAACCCCGTCTATCTCAAGGACATCTGGCCCTCCAACAAGGAAGTGGCCCAGTACATCCGCGAGAACGTCACCAAGAAGATGTTCAAGGAAAAGTATTCCGACGTCTTCAAGGGCGACGAGCACTGGCAGAAGATCGCCGTGCCCACCGGCCAGACCTACGCCTGGCAGGATGCCTCCACCTACGTGCAGAACCCGCCCTATTTCGTCGGGATGCAGAAGGAGCCGGAGCCGGTCAAGGACATCATCGATGCCCGGATCATGGGTCTGTTCCTCGACAGCATCACCACCGACCACATCTCGCCGGCCGGCTCCATCAAGCAGGCGTCCCCGGCGGGCCAGTACCTGATCGATCATCAGGTGCGCCCGGTGGACTTCAACCAGTACGGCACCCGCCGCGGCAACCATGAAGTGATGATGCGCGGCACCTTCGCCAACATCCGCATCAAGAACCAGATGGTGCCCGGCGTGGAAGGTGGCGTCACCATCCACTATCCGGACGGCGCCCAGCTGCCCATCTACGACGCGGCCATGCAGTACCGTGCCGAGGGCGTGCCGCTGGTGGTGTTCGCCGGCAAGGAATACGGCACCGGCTCCTCCCGCGACTGGGCGGCGAAGGGCACCAAGCTGCTCGGCGTGCGCGCCGTTGTGGCCCAGTCCTTCGAGCGCATCCACCGCTCGAACCTGGTCGGCATGGGCATCGTGCCGCTGGTGTTCAAGGACGGCGAGAGCTGGCAGAGCCTCGGCATCAAGGGCGACGAGATCGTCACCCTCAAGGGCATCGAGGGCGACCTCAAGCCCCGCCAGACGCTCACCGCCGAGATCAAGTTCGCCGACGGCACCGTGAAGAACGTCGAGTTGATCTGCCGTATCGATACGCTGGATGAGCTGGATTACTTCCGCAACGGCGGCATCCTGCCCTACGTGCTGCGCTCGCTGGCCGCCTGATCGTTCGGCGCTTTAGGGCGCTGACGGAACCGTGATGAGCGCCGGCCCGATGCCTGTCGGGCCGGCGTTTTCGCGTCGGGAGCGGCGCCTTGGGCGGCTCAAAGATACCGCCCCGCACCCCTTTGTGACTGGAGTGCGCTGCGTCAGTCCGCTATCTCGGAAACACATTCCAACAACCCATTGCGCCCGATGATGTTGAACCGCTCCGCCCTTGCGCTCGTCCTTGCCCTCGCCGCCTCGCCGGCGCTGGCGCAGACCCAGCCGAAAGTGGTGGTGGAACTGTTCACGAGCCAGGGCTGCGCCTCCTGCCCGCCCGCCGACGCGCTGCTGAACGATCTCGCCAAGGATCCGCAGGTGCTCGCGCTCACCCTCTCGGTGGATTACTGGGACTATGTGGGCTGGAAGGACACCCTCGCCCTGCACGGCCATTCCCTGCGCCAGAAGGCCTATGCCGAGCAGCGGCCGGACAAGAAGGTGTATACCCCCCAGATGGTCATCGACGGGCAGATCGTCGCCAAGGGCAGCGATCGTGCCGCGGTGCAGCGCGCCGTCATGACCGCCCGCGCCTCCGGCGGCCTCTCCCTTCCGGTGGAGGTGAAGCGCGAAGGCGAGGACATCGAGATCACCCTGCCCCAGTCCCTCACCATCGCCGACGGCGCCGAGGTGTGGGCCTGCCCCGTCGCCCGCGCCCAGACGGTCTCCATCGGCCGGGGCGAGAACGGCGGTCGCAACGTGACCTACGCCAATGTGGTGCGCGGCTGGACCCGCGTTGCCCGCTGGGAGGGGGACGCCCGCACCTTCAAGGTGCCGCTGAAGGACATCCACCGCGACGGCAGCGACGCGGTGGCGGTGATGGTGCAGACGGGCACCCCGGCCACCCCCGGCCAGATCGTCGGCGCGACCCTCTTTCCGCTCGACTGACCCTCTCGACCGACTCGGCACTCTCCCGAACGGCCATCGAACCGGCCTGAACGGCGCGGTTCGGCGCACCTGAATCGCTTCCGATTCTCCCAAGTCGATTCGGCTCGGGAAACGGGCTCTCGCGCGGGCCCAAAAAAAAAGGCCATCCGCTGGGGATGGCCTGCATCGGGGGTCTGAAGTCGGTGCGTAGCCTGGCCGGTTCGGATGCACCCCGGGGGGCTGGGGGGCTGGGATAGACCGGAGCGCCTCACGAACCGGCCCTGCTACGCGAAGAAAGATCGCGCTCCGCCGCGGCATGCGATTGGCCGAATTTCGGCGACACTGTGATTCCATTGACGTTGGCGTGATGGGTATTCGAGTATGCTCAGACCATGTGGAGCAGCCGGCTACGGATTGGCCTTGAAAGGGTTGGCCGGTGGAGGGATCATGAGCGATACGCGCGTCCGCCTTCGGCACCCCCGCCGGAAAGCGGCGCCAGACAAGGACCAGGAGGCCCGATGGGAGACATCGAACCTATAGTCCTGCCCCGGCGCGGTGGAACGCCGGTTCAGCCCTCCACGCCCGCGCCCGTCCCCCTCCGCGTCACCTTCGACCGCCGCGAGCTGGACCGCATCCTCGACCTCTA
The nucleotide sequence above comes from Xanthobacter flavus. Encoded proteins:
- the ccmB gene encoding heme exporter protein CcmB, producing the protein MAAFLAIVRRDLALSLGSGGGAGLGVVFFLSVVTVVPFAVGPDLVLLARIGPAILWIGALLASLIGLERLFAADAEDGSLDALTLSALPLELTAAAKGLAHWLATGLPLVLAAPVLALMLNLEPAAIGAVVLTLLVGTPAVTFLGLIGAAFAGAFRRGGLLIAVLVIPLTIPVLIFAVSATQAAVTGPVPFGTPFRVLAGLALFALVLGPVAAAAALRAARS
- the acnA gene encoding aconitate hydratase AcnA, producing the protein MTSLDSFKCRTTLTVDDKEYVYYDLELAEKNGLPGISALPFSMKVLLENLLRFEDGRSVTKDDVISVADWVNNRGKAEKEIAYRPARVLMQDFTGVPAVVDLAAMRDAMVALGGDPERINPLVPVDLVIDHSVIVNFFGDNKAFGKNVEEEYKQNQERYRFLKWGQNAFDNFRVVPPGTGICHQVNLEYLAQTVWTRKEEIDGKKVEVAYPDTLVGTDSHTTMVNGLGVLGWGVGGIEAEAAMLGQPISMLIPEVIGFRLSGKLREGITATDLVLTVTQMLRKKGVVGKFVEFYGPGLEHLSLADRATIANMAPEYGATCGFFPVDRETIDYLEETGRKDSRVELVEKYSKAQGMWRKKDTPDPVFTDTLELDLDTVLPSMAGPKRPQDRVLLSESKTGFLAALEGEFKKPGEAAKRVPVSGTDYTLGHGDVVIAAITSCTNTSNPSVLIAAGLLAKAAVKKGLRSKPWVKTSLAPGSQVVEGYLKAADLQDDLDKLGFNLVGFGCTTCIGNSGPLPEAISEAINTNDLVAGAVISGNRNFEGRVNPDVKANYLASPPLVVAYAIAGSLQVDLTTEPLGTDKDGNPVYLKDIWPSNKEVAQYIRENVTKKMFKEKYSDVFKGDEHWQKIAVPTGQTYAWQDASTYVQNPPYFVGMQKEPEPVKDIIDARIMGLFLDSITTDHISPAGSIKQASPAGQYLIDHQVRPVDFNQYGTRRGNHEVMMRGTFANIRIKNQMVPGVEGGVTIHYPDGAQLPIYDAAMQYRAEGVPLVVFAGKEYGTGSSRDWAAKGTKLLGVRAVVAQSFERIHRSNLVGMGIVPLVFKDGESWQSLGIKGDEIVTLKGIEGDLKPRQTLTAEIKFADGTVKNVELICRIDTLDELDYFRNGGILPYVLRSLAA
- a CDS encoding NUDIX hydrolase, with the translated sequence MTDFATRLTEAERLQASPNVRPSDAATLILIDRKGRKPRVLMGRRHPKLKFLPGVFVFPGGRLEKADKAMPVFGCLDPDSERRLMAHVQRPSLGRARGLAAAAIREMYEETGLLVGTKDCGAPESPGDDWRAFEERGVFPDLSALTFVARAITPPRRPRRFDTRFFAADASAVCDEVKGLVGEESELIDLAWLTFAETEKQELPTITRVVLEELAARIDAGFGLRLPVPSYAMVRGRFVRTLLD
- the murI gene encoding glutamate racemase is translated as MAHAAIESSAVTSLAAQLPATASLPDVAPTILVFDSGVGGLTVFREVAKARPDARLVYAADDAAFPYGALPDDVMLERVGHVVDRLIADVAPDLVIIACNTISTLALPSLRARHQLPFIGTVPAIKPACIASRTKRVSVLATPGTVRRDYTAGLVREFAQGCDVALVPSDRLAGLAEAAMAGDPVDDADIAAEIAPCFVSADGRRTDTVVLACTHYPLLVDRFERLAPWPVTWMDPAPAIARRVTQLIGPAAALPDTAPVRLISTLRPFEPERVTAIVGRTVADPEVLASARPFTSSS
- the rpmG gene encoding 50S ribosomal protein L33 produces the protein MAKAATIKIKLLSSADTGVFYVTKKNSRTKTDKIVLKKYDPVVRKHVEFRETKIK
- a CDS encoding lytic murein transglycosylase, which produces MTDDRSRLLIGRRAFTLSLAGSAFLAGSGLLAPPVFAQQAAQSFPKWVETFRARARARGVSDATYNRVFSGLKPDTSVYEQDRNQAEFTEQSWQYLNRRVSDWRIATGKQKAKQYSALFDRIEQAFGVDRRVMLGYWGMESAYGEVLSNPTHMKPVFNSLAALAWGDARRRKYWEAELLNALVIVERGWGTPQEMTGSWAGAMGHTQWMPEVWLNMGVDFDGDGRISPFGKPDDALAGTANYLVKRGKYRRGEPWGFEAKLPGNFNSDLADNKTRRPLSQWSELGITTIEGQSLSAYDEPARLWLPGGPGGPALLLLHNFYAVRSYNPSSNYALAVVHLGDRVMGEGPFVASWPGGERALTLAEIQELQQRLTAAGFSTGGTDGRVGGDTMRAVRAFQQKAGITPADGYASLAVLNALRQGR
- a CDS encoding winged helix-turn-helix domain-containing protein, producing MASLSVRIDLAPGGRLGPGKIELLEKIAALGSISAAGREMDMSYRRAWELVEELNALFPSPLVSARSGGRHGGGTALTALGACVVANYRTIEQAADAATRAAVAELEAELAATPTAAE
- the ccmA gene encoding heme ABC exporter ATP-binding protein CcmA; protein product: MTVKALVGDNLSCRRGFRLLFEGLAVSAEAGRALVVVGPNGAGKSSLLRILAGLLAPTAGTVRLDDGSSGGGENVGEQIHYLGHDDAVKGALTVAANLAFWRTVLGGGGLAVEEALEEVGLGGLGRLRAQVLSAGQKRRLAIARLLVAKRPIWVLDEPTTALDVKAQARFAAFGRAHLAAGGLLIAATHAPLDLGETDELRLGGVGA
- a CDS encoding DUF983 domain-containing protein, translated to MTTPTGMTVTQKLAQPEEAATGPAAGTPAGGAFELPPPRREVPGAMMRGARCLCPACGAGSMFSSYLKVTPFCATCGEELYHHRADDAPPYAVIFVVGHIVVPLMVLVEELYRPEVWVHLSLWLPLTLGLSLVLLPPLKGMLVNLQWALRMHGFDSRSEEREAPPDGAVRPVIRAVRPTR
- a CDS encoding MFS transporter, with amino-acid sequence MHAPHGSLGHMSRTASIAAAISAITVVGVGISLSIPLLALELESRGVTSKWIGINTAVAGIATIFTAPFVPLLVRKLGLRALLVGAIVLASASLVGFKAAPSFLMWFPLRFAFGAALCILFAVSEFWINALAPPNRRGLIMGIYATALSLGAALGPTILSVLGASGWEPYLAGAVVLLLGAIPILLARGITPRIHDDSHHGVLTFVRRSPSAVLAALVFGAIETAVMTFLPLYGLRLGLSETSAALLLTAAVLGNVAFQIPIGLISDKVDRRLLLLCCSLAGAAGAFTLPFVPVSSPWFLAMIFLATGVVGSLYTVGLAHLGERFHGADLAAANAAFVMLYSVGLIAGPPLAGAGMDLYNPYGFAFVIFTMLAVYAAIVAGRLMTRGRRAA
- a CDS encoding DUF1223 domain-containing protein, whose amino-acid sequence is MLNRSALALVLALAASPALAQTQPKVVVELFTSQGCASCPPADALLNDLAKDPQVLALTLSVDYWDYVGWKDTLALHGHSLRQKAYAEQRPDKKVYTPQMVIDGQIVAKGSDRAAVQRAVMTARASGGLSLPVEVKREGEDIEITLPQSLTIADGAEVWACPVARAQTVSIGRGENGGRNVTYANVVRGWTRVARWEGDARTFKVPLKDIHRDGSDAVAVMVQTGTPATPGQIVGATLFPLD